The Brachyspira sp. SAP_772 genome includes the window TGAAAAAAATTAATATAGGATTTATAGGAGCAGGCACTATAGCTGAAACTATGGCTAAGACTATTTCAAAAATAAAAGATGTAGAATCTTATGCAGTAAGTGCAAGAGATATAAAAAGAAGTAAGGCTTTTGCTAAAAAATATGGATTTAAAAAGTTTTATGGTTCTTATGAAGAGATGGTGAAAGATGAAAATGTAGATTTAGTTTATATAGCAACACCTCATTCTCATCATTATGAGCATATAAAACTATGTCTCAATAACAACAAAAATGTTTTATGTGAAAAGGCTTTTACTGTTAATACAAAACAAGCTAGAGATGTTATAGTTCTTGCTAAAAAGAAAAAACTTTTACTTGCTGAAGCTATTTGGACTAGATATATGCCAAGCAGAGATATTATTAATGAAACTATAAAAAGTGGCATTATAGGTAAGGTAACTTCTCTAACAGCAAATTTAGGTTATGTTATAAATAAAAAAGAAAGATTGATAGAGCCAGAATTAGCAGGAGGGGCTTTGCTTGATGTTGGAGTTTATACTATCAATTTCGCTCTTATGGTATTTGGAAATAAAATAAAAAAAATAGATTCTACTTGTGTGAAGACTAAAAAAGGAGTAGATGAACAAAACTCTATTACTCTTACTTTTGATGACGGAAAAATGGCGGTATTAAACAGTACTATGTCAGCTTTAACAAATAGAGAAGCTGTTATTAATGGAGATAAAGGATATATTGTTGTAAAAAATATCAATAACCCAGAAAGTATAACAGTTTATTCATTAGACAGAAAAGTTGTAAAAACTATTAAAGTTCCAAAACAAATAAGCGGTTATGAATATGAAGTTATTTCTTGTGTAGATGCTATTAGAAACAAAAAGCTAGAATGTAAAGAAATGCCTCATGAAGATATTATAAGAGTTATGAATATAATGGACACTTTAAGAAGAAGCTGGAAGATAAAATATCCTTTTGAAAAGTAATATATTTGTTCAAAACTAAGTTGATAAATATTTATTTTGTATGAGTTTTTTATTAAACTTTTTTCCTTAACAAAAAGTATAAGCATTTAAGTTTTATATCTAAGAAATATATATGAAATAATGCCATATTTTTTGGATATACTTGATAAAAATGCAGTTCTTTTGGTTCTTTTATACCAATAAAAGAACTGGGGTGCGGGGCAAAGCCCTGCAAATAATAAAAATAAAGAAAGTTAAAAATTTGTAGTATATAGTAAAACAATTATTCTATATCAATTTTTTGTTGTTCTTTTTCCCGCCGCAAAAAGAACCAAAAAGTGCAAACGTTTTAGCTTTGTATGTTTGGAATATATAAAGCTAAAATAATATTTATATTTTGTTATATATAAAAAGCTATACTTCATTAAATGCAGTCCTTTTGCTTCTTTGGGTTACGCCTCCGGCACTTCCTTCGGTCGCCCTGAAGGACTCCCTTCGGTCGCAAAAGAAGTAGGGGTTCGGGGGCTAGCCCCCGAGAATAAAAAAACATAAAAATATTTTTGAGAGACTTAAAAATTTTTAGTCTATATTAAAATAATTATTTTCTATCAACTTTTTCCAGTAGCAAAAAGTTGCAAAAAGTACAAATACTATAGCGTTGTATATTTTGGAATATGTATAAAGTATAAGATAATGCATATATTTTAAGTTAAAAAAATGTAGCCTTTTTGCTTCTTTCTGGCAATACCCACAGGCACTTCCTTCGGTCGCCCTGAAGGACTCTCTTCGGTCGCAAAAGAAGTGGGGGTGTGCACCCTATTGGCACGCTTCGCAGGGGGCAAAGCCACCACAAATAAAAAAACTAATTTTTGTTTATATATAATTACTAAATAATATAATCGTTAGCTATGCTTCTTAGTCTCTTGGCTCCAAGTACATGGAAATGTCTTAGTTTTCTTAATGTTTCACTAGAGAAGGTATTTAATGGTACATAAACTATCTCTACTTTTGTTGTCATTTTAGCAAACTCTTTTAATATGTTTGACGGTGGAGTAGGGGCAACATAACCTAAATATTTGTCCACAGAATAAACTATAGCAGTATACAATAATAAATCAGCATAATTTCTCACTATACCGTCTTTTTTAAGTTTAGCATATTCTCTCCATACATCATACGGAGCCTGCGGAGGCATTAATGAAGCATAACCTCCAAAAAAGCATTTTGATATACCGGGACCAACTAAAGTATTACCGGGCTCTGTTGAATAAAGTATTAAATCGCTGTCATCATGTGCTTCGCTATACCAAACTATATTCCAATCATAATCTTCATCATGTTCCTCATCAAATATCACAACCATATGACCAATATTGCCTTTTATCTTTGGAATCTCTTTAACATATATCTCTTTTTTATAATAATTTCTTATGGTCTCACGCATATCAATACCGTCTTTAATGCTCACCTTAAAAGGCTCTATTTTTGCCTTATCTTCTGTAAGCATGTTTCTAATTTTGTTTCTAAGTATATTCATATGCTTTTCCATAAGCACATCTTCAGGTATATGCGAAAGTAAATTAGTTCTCTTATTCCAAGTGTCAGCCCATTCTCCGTCATATTTTTCTTTTGGACGAGTTGTTACATGCACTTTCTTAAAAGAAGTTTTCCATATATTATCATGTTTATGGAGCTTTATTTTTTTGTCTTTTAATAAGCCCTCCATTCCGTTAGTGGCAGGGTCGCGGTTTAATTTTATTGTAGGATAATTCTCATCTTCATCTGTGTAATAAGGATAATACTCCATACCTTCCATTACTTCCAAAGCATAATCATTGTTAATCATACACTTTGAAGCTGTAAGCATATCTATATAATCTGGAAGAATATAATTGTCTAATATACATAAGTTTCTTAAATATTTCATCATATTTTTTTGTTGTAATATAGATATAGGAAGCTTGTATCTTAATTTAGCTTCTCTAAAGATACTTTCTATAATTTCTATTTTATCAAACTTTTCTAATTCATTGTTTCTGTATTTTTCATACATATACGAAGTAAATGGAAACTCTCCAAGCACTTTATTTATAGAGTTTTTATGTATATTAAATATTTTGTTGTTGTCTTCGTTATATTCAATTTTTTCATCATTAATTTCTGTTTTTTCTTTTTTTAGTAAATTTAAAATATTATCCCAATGCGACATTCCGCAAACAAATAATATTCTTTCATGCTTTTGAGAGATATCTCTTAACTCTTTAGCCATAAACGATTCTCTCTCTTCATCAGTTTTAGTTTTTACGAATGAGTAATTATTTTTTATTTCATTATAAAAACTTTCAAGCCCAATCTTATTTAATAAATAATCATCAGGCATAAGATAATGAGAGTTGGTGTTTATTGATGTGATATCTTTGTCTATTGTATATAATGGGAGCTCTTCATCTATTGAAAGCCTTATAGCTTCTATAATAGAGTCACAAGGGTCAATAGGTATATAAACAGCTTCATCTTCTATCTCTCTTATAATTAGGCTAACAAATGGAAG containing:
- a CDS encoding Gfo/Idh/MocA family protein; the protein is MKKINIGFIGAGTIAETMAKTISKIKDVESYAVSARDIKRSKAFAKKYGFKKFYGSYEEMVKDENVDLVYIATPHSHHYEHIKLCLNNNKNVLCEKAFTVNTKQARDVIVLAKKKKLLLAEAIWTRYMPSRDIINETIKSGIIGKVTSLTANLGYVINKKERLIEPELAGGALLDVGVYTINFALMVFGNKIKKIDSTCVKTKKGVDEQNSITLTFDDGKMAVLNSTMSALTNREAVINGDKGYIVVKNINNPESITVYSLDRKVVKTIKVPKQISGYEYEVISCVDAIRNKKLECKEMPHEDIIRVMNIMDTLRRSWKIKYPFEK
- a CDS encoding conjugal transfer protein TraB gives rise to the protein MSNIVNIDSNVLRYNNILAIPSIHSRVYFALAVREAFYNFKPDAIVVEQPLNFYKSLRNAVARLPFVSLIIREIEDEAVYIPIDPCDSIIEAIRLSIDEELPLYTIDKDITSINTNSHYLMPDDYLLNKIGLESFYNEIKNNYSFVKTKTDEERESFMAKELRDISQKHERILFVCGMSHWDNILNLLKKEKTEINDEKIEYNEDNNKIFNIHKNSINKVLGEFPFTSYMYEKYRNNELEKFDKIEIIESIFREAKLRYKLPISILQQKNMMKYLRNLCILDNYILPDYIDMLTASKCMINNDYALEVMEGMEYYPYYTDEDENYPTIKLNRDPATNGMEGLLKDKKIKLHKHDNIWKTSFKKVHVTTRPKEKYDGEWADTWNKRTNLLSHIPEDVLMEKHMNILRNKIRNMLTEDKAKIEPFKVSIKDGIDMRETIRNYYKKEIYVKEIPKIKGNIGHMVVIFDEEHDEDYDWNIVWYSEAHDDSDLILYSTEPGNTLVGPGISKCFFGGYASLMPPQAPYDVWREYAKLKKDGIVRNYADLLLYTAIVYSVDKYLGYVAPTPPSNILKEFAKMTTKVEIVYVPLNTFSSETLRKLRHFHVLGAKRLRSIANDYII